The Bacillota bacterium LX-D genome has a window encoding:
- a CDS encoding N-acetylmuramoyl-L-alanine amidase, producing the protein MNLHKLILTNNACYKAGRTIIPKGIMVHSTGANNPNLKRYVGPDDGLLGKNQYGNHWNQNTPDGRQVCVHAFIGKLADGSIATYQTLSWNMRGWHCGSGFKGSGNDTHISFEICEDSLTDAAYFNKVYTEAVELCVYLCKQYGLTEKDIICHSEGYKLGIASNHGDVMHWFPKHGKSMDTFRADVKAGLMATEAPAPVTSTAPKKYYRVQVGAYSVKANADAMLAKLKAAGFTDAFIKYSE; encoded by the coding sequence ATGAACCTGCATAAACTTATTCTGACTAACAATGCCTGCTACAAGGCAGGCCGGACCATTATCCCCAAAGGAATCATGGTTCACTCAACCGGAGCCAATAACCCGAATCTGAAACGTTACGTCGGACCAGATGACGGACTGCTGGGTAAAAACCAGTACGGCAACCATTGGAACCAGAACACACCGGACGGTCGGCAGGTCTGTGTCCATGCCTTTATCGGCAAGCTGGCGGATGGTTCCATTGCCACATATCAGACCCTGTCGTGGAATATGCGCGGCTGGCACTGTGGCAGCGGTTTTAAGGGTTCCGGCAACGACACGCATATATCATTTGAGATCTGTGAGGATAGCTTAACTGATGCGGCTTATTTTAATAAAGTATACACAGAGGCAGTCGAACTTTGCGTATATCTCTGCAAGCAGTATGGACTGACAGAAAAGGACATCATTTGCCATAGTGAGGGTTATAAGCTGGGGATTGCCAGCAACCACGGCGATGTAATGCACTGGTTTCCCAAGCACGGTAAATCGATGGATACTTTTCGTGCTGATGTAAAGGCTGGGCTGATGGCGACGGAAGCACCCGCTCCCGTAACATCGACTGCGCCGAAAAAATACTACCGTGTGCAGGTCGGTGCATATTCCGTCAAGGCAAACGCAGACGCTATGCTTGCAAAGCTTAAGGCGGCTGGCTTCACCGATGCCTTCATCAAATATAGCGAATAA
- a CDS encoding recombinase family protein, whose translation MKKVTKIAQNTTDLTEQAKLRVAAYCRVSTDSDEQLESLDTQIKHYESYINANPEWEFAGIYYDEGITGTKKEKRPELLRMIADCENRKIDLIVTKSISRFARNTTDCLELVRKLLDLGVFIYFEKENINTGSMESELMLSILSGLAENESFSIAENNKWAIKRRFQNGTYKISYPPYGYDNVDGEMVVNKSQAKIVRLIFSEILAGKGTNKIADDLNRRKIPTKKGGRWTSTTILGMVGNEKYTGDVIFQKTYTDEHFNRHNNHGEKDQYLIQNHHEAIISHEEFEAAQDIIEQRGKEKRLEKQSKKYQNRYPFSGKIICGQCGGTFKRRTHTSGKHPYAWCCFTHITDIRKCSMKYIPECDFEYAFVTMMNKLIFGHEIVLKPLLISLRGMDSDETMENIRTIDKKLEENEKQRNVLVGLMTKGYLEPAVYNKSNNELLQEAERLRRQKESITRFLNNDFQNLSEVSALLQYASKASMLTSFDGELFNRFVDRIHVYSRTELGFELKCGITLKERLVR comes from the coding sequence TTGAAAAAGGTAACGAAAATAGCTCAAAACACAACTGATTTAACTGAGCAGGCCAAGCTGCGTGTTGCGGCCTACTGCCGTGTTTCTACAGACAGCGATGAGCAGCTCGAAAGTCTGGACACTCAAATAAAGCACTACGAATCCTACATCAATGCAAATCCTGAATGGGAGTTCGCCGGAATTTATTATGACGAAGGTATCACCGGTACAAAAAAGGAAAAGCGGCCTGAGCTGCTCCGAATGATTGCTGACTGTGAAAACAGAAAAATCGACCTCATCGTAACGAAGTCTATCAGCAGGTTTGCCCGAAACACAACAGACTGCCTGGAACTGGTGAGGAAGCTGCTTGACCTTGGTGTTTTCATTTACTTCGAGAAAGAAAATATCAACACGGGGTCAATGGAAAGCGAACTCATGCTGTCAATCCTGTCTGGACTGGCCGAAAATGAGTCGTTCTCCATTGCTGAAAATAACAAATGGGCGATAAAGCGCAGATTTCAGAATGGCACCTATAAAATTTCCTATCCACCTTACGGCTACGACAATGTGGACGGAGAAATGGTTGTTAACAAGTCTCAGGCAAAAATTGTCCGTCTTATCTTTTCTGAGATTTTGGCCGGTAAAGGTACAAACAAAATTGCTGACGACCTAAACAGACGAAAGATACCGACTAAAAAAGGCGGTCGCTGGACTTCTACAACGATACTCGGGATGGTCGGTAACGAAAAATATACTGGCGATGTCATTTTTCAAAAGACTTATACTGACGAGCACTTCAACCGCCATAACAACCATGGTGAAAAAGATCAATATCTGATTCAGAATCATCACGAGGCGATTATCAGCCATGAGGAGTTTGAAGCCGCTCAGGATATTATCGAGCAGCGCGGCAAAGAAAAACGGCTGGAGAAGCAAAGTAAGAAATATCAAAACCGTTATCCCTTTTCAGGCAAAATAATCTGCGGTCAGTGCGGCGGAACCTTTAAAAGAAGGACTCATACGAGTGGCAAGCATCCATACGCATGGTGCTGCTTCACTCATATAACAGACATCAGGAAATGCTCAATGAAATACATTCCGGAGTGCGACTTTGAATATGCGTTTGTCACCATGATGAACAAGCTCATATTCGGGCATGAGATTGTCCTGAAGCCTTTACTCATCAGCCTGCGCGGAATGGATTCCGATGAAACCATGGAAAACATTCGCACGATTGACAAGAAGCTTGAAGAAAACGAAAAACAGCGGAATGTGCTTGTGGGTCTGATGACCAAAGGTTATCTTGAGCCTGCTGTTTACAATAAGAGCAACAATGAGCTGCTACAGGAGGCAGAACGGCTACGCCGTCAAAAGGAATCCATAACGCGATTCCTGAATAATGACTTTCAGAACCTAAGCGAGGTCAGCGCTCTGCTGCAGTATGCTTCCAAGGCATCGATGCTGACAAGCTTTGACGGTGAACTGTTTAACCGCTTTGTAGATCGGATTCATGTATATTCTCGGACTGAACTTGGCTTCGAGTTAAAATGCGGAATTACACTAAAAGAAAGGCTGGTGAGGTAA
- a CDS encoding recombinase — protein MSHTPFGYQIENGKAVIDEKEAEQIKVLFQSYLSGDSLSTAAKEAGINGFHSGIGRILRNKRYLGDEFYPSIIDKDTFNTAEAERIIRSERLGRNRKPKQKKEAVYPITFRMKEGKEEFDDPFAQAEYAYSLIETEVNKNGSK, from the coding sequence ATGAGTCACACACCATTCGGCTACCAGATTGAGAATGGAAAAGCCGTAATTGATGAAAAAGAGGCAGAACAGATAAAAGTATTATTTCAATCTTATCTGAGCGGCGATTCATTGTCAACAGCCGCCAAGGAAGCTGGTATTAACGGCTTCCATTCTGGCATCGGCAGGATTCTCCGCAACAAACGATATCTCGGTGATGAGTTTTATCCGTCTATTATTGACAAAGATACTTTTAACACTGCCGAAGCAGAGCGAATTATACGGTCGGAAAGGCTCGGCCGTAATCGAAAGCCAAAGCAAAAAAAAGAGGCCGTCTATCCTATCACCTTCCGTATGAAGGAAGGTAAAGAGGAATTCGACGACCCATTCGCGCAGGCGGAATACGCATACAGTTTAATTGAAACGGAGGTGAACAAGAATGGCAGCAAGTAA